DNA from Amycolatopsis sp. DSM 110486:
GCAGGACGAGCTGACCTCGCTGGTCGAGAAGGAGGGCGAGGAGCCCTTCGTGCTGCACCCGGGCGAGTTCGTGCTCGGGTCGACGTACGAGATGGTCACGTTGGCCGACGACCTCGCCGGACGGCTCGAAGGCAAGTCGTCGCTGGGGCGGTTGGGGTTGCTGACGCACTCGACCGCGGGGTTCATCGACCCCGGCTTCTCGGGGCACATCACGCTCGAGCTGTCGAACGTCGCGAACCTGCCGATCACGCTGTGGCCCGGCATGAAGATCGGCCAGCTGTGCATCTTCCGCCTGTCCAGCTCGGCGGAGTTCCCGTACGGCTCGAAGGAAGCGGGCTCCCGCTACCAGGGCCAGCGCGGGCCGACGCCGAGCCGGGCGTACAAGAACTTCCACCGCGTGGATACCTGGCGCTAGACCGACACCGGGGCCGCCCAGTCGATGCGGTGGTTCCACATGAACGCGTTGGGGTCGTCGCCACCGGCGGTCTTCATCGCGCGCCGGATGAAGAAGTCGCGGACGACGCGGCCGAAGAAGCCCGGTGATTTGTCGTCGCCGTTGCGTTTTCCCTGGGCCACCACCGCTTCCACGCGTGAGCGGCGCAAGGTCTCGAACGTCGACAGCGCGGCGGCCGGAGCGACGTCGCGCAGGCATTGCGCCAGCGTGACGGCGTCCTCGATCGCCATCGACGCGCCCTGGCCGGCGGCCGGTGAAGTCGCGTGGGCGGCGTCGCCGATGATGCCGATGCGGCCGCGGTGCCAGACCGGCACGGACGGGAAGTCGTAGGTCGACCACGGGGCGTAGAGGTGCTCTGTGGCGCCGATGATCTCGGCGGCGCGAGTGCGGTCACCGCGCACCAGGTCCAGCAGTTCGGCGCGCCAGTGAGCACCGCTCGGGACCGGCGACGACGGCGTCGGCTCGGTCGCGCGCGGCACGTTGGCGAACCACCACACCGAACCGTCCGGGTGCACCACGTGCGCGAAGAACACCTTGCGGCCGAACACCATGTGCATCACGCCCGGTTCGTCGTCGAGCCGCACACCCGTGGTGAAGCCGCCGGTGTTGAGCAGCGGGACGTACCGCGGCGCGGGCGCGGCCGGGTCGAGGATCCGGCGCACGGTGGACCGCAGGCCGTCCGCACCGATCAGCAGGTCGCCGGACTCCGACGAGCCGTCGGCGAACACCGCGGTGACCTCGGCCGACGTCTGCGAGGCGTCCGTGAGCCGCCGGCCGAACTCCGTGCGCACCCCGCGTCTGGCGGCCTCGTCGCGCAGCGCGACGTAGAGGTCCGAGCGGCGCACGGTCTGGCTCACCGTGCCGTCCGGCAGCGGCCCGCCCAACGGGAACTCGGCCAGCCGCTTGCCGTCGCCGAGCCCGACGCTCATCCTCGGCGTGTCGAACCCCAGGCCCTTGACCAGGTCTTTCAGCCCGAACGGCGCCAGCGCGTCGAGCCCGTTCACGGCCAGCGTGAGGAACGCGCCGACCCCCTCGGCCGTGCGGTCGTACGCCTCGAACAGCACCGGCTCGTGGCCCACCTCGTGCAGCGCGATCGCCGTGATCGTGCCCGCGATACCCCCGCCCGCGATCAACACCCGTGACATCCTTCACCCCTCGTATAGTTCATGGTCTCGAATATTTCGATACTTCGAATAATACTGCCAACCGAAGGATGCGCTAGGCTGCCCGTCGTGTCAAGCGAGCACGAGAAACTGGTCGACCAGCTGCTGCTCAAGTCGCGGGAGCTGTCCACGGAGACGGTCATGTTCCACACCGCGATCGCGATCCTGCGCGACCTCTCCGCGGTCGAGAGCAAGGTGCTCGACTACGTCGCGCGCCTCGGCCCGCTCACGCCGAAGGAGCTCGCGGAGTACGCGGGCCTGGCGCCGGCGTCGATCACCGCGCTGATCGACCGGCTCGAGCGCAAGCAGATGGTCACCCGCTCGCCGCACCCGGACGATCGGCGGAAGGTGCTTGTCGGCGTGGAGGAGGAGACGATCGAGCGGGCCGTGTCCCTGTGGGACCACATCGTGGCCGCGACGCGTGAGCTCGCGAACGACTACTCCGAAGGTGAACTCCGAACGGTGATCGGGTTCCTCGAAAGAGCCGCGGCGGTCACCCACGAGTCGACCTTGCGCCTCACCAGTCGCTCGCTGGAGTGAGTTGCGGCCACGGCCGGGTTGGAAAACGCGATTCGTTCACCGGTTCGTGGAAAGCTCGCGAACATGGGCTCGGCCGGGAAACGTCTGCTCGCGGTACTCGGCCTCCTGGCCACCTTTGTCATGCCCGCGCAGGCGGACACCGTCAAGGGATTGC
Protein-coding regions in this window:
- the dcd gene encoding dCTP deaminase, which produces MLLSDRDLRKELDAGRLGIDPFDAAMVQPSSIDVRLDRFFRVFDNSKYTHIDPQLQQDELTSLVEKEGEEPFVLHPGEFVLGSTYEMVTLADDLAGRLEGKSSLGRLGLLTHSTAGFIDPGFSGHITLELSNVANLPITLWPGMKIGQLCIFRLSSSAEFPYGSKEAGSRYQGQRGPTPSRAYKNFHRVDTWR
- a CDS encoding NAD(P)/FAD-dependent oxidoreductase: MSRVLIAGGGIAGTITAIALHEVGHEPVLFEAYDRTAEGVGAFLTLAVNGLDALAPFGLKDLVKGLGFDTPRMSVGLGDGKRLAEFPLGGPLPDGTVSQTVRRSDLYVALRDEAARRGVRTEFGRRLTDASQTSAEVTAVFADGSSESGDLLIGADGLRSTVRRILDPAAPAPRYVPLLNTGGFTTGVRLDDEPGVMHMVFGRKVFFAHVVHPDGSVWWFANVPRATEPTPSSPVPSGAHWRAELLDLVRGDRTRAAEIIGATEHLYAPWSTYDFPSVPVWHRGRIGIIGDAAHATSPAAGQGASMAIEDAVTLAQCLRDVAPAAALSTFETLRRSRVEAVVAQGKRNGDDKSPGFFGRVVRDFFIRRAMKTAGGDDPNAFMWNHRIDWAAPVSV
- a CDS encoding MarR family winged helix-turn-helix transcriptional regulator; the encoded protein is MSSEHEKLVDQLLLKSRELSTETVMFHTAIAILRDLSAVESKVLDYVARLGPLTPKELAEYAGLAPASITALIDRLERKQMVTRSPHPDDRRKVLVGVEEETIERAVSLWDHIVAATRELANDYSEGELRTVIGFLERAAAVTHESTLRLTSRSLE